One Leifsonia shinshuensis DNA window includes the following coding sequences:
- a CDS encoding TetR/AcrR family transcriptional regulator, producing MDSDRRTRLTPDERRAQLVALGVAHLADQPLDTLTIEELSARAGVSRALLFHYFGSKQGLHREVVRTARDSMLHATEPVPELPPRERLRDTLTRIVAFVRDHSGTFYSLVRGIASGDEEVRVVIEEARAEQAERVLAVFLELGAADTPLLRIGLRSWIAFAEDVLVASAIGTDLPSESIVAFLERSANGVVEAVPAA from the coding sequence ATGGACTCCGATCGGCGCACCCGGCTGACCCCGGACGAGCGCCGCGCGCAACTCGTCGCGCTCGGCGTCGCGCACCTCGCCGACCAGCCGCTCGACACCCTCACGATCGAGGAGCTGTCTGCGCGCGCGGGCGTGTCCCGCGCCCTCCTGTTCCACTACTTCGGGTCCAAGCAAGGCCTCCACCGGGAGGTCGTCCGCACCGCGCGGGACAGCATGCTGCACGCCACGGAGCCCGTCCCCGAGCTGCCGCCGCGCGAGCGGCTGCGCGACACGCTGACCCGCATCGTCGCCTTCGTGCGCGACCACAGCGGAACGTTCTACTCGCTGGTCCGCGGCATCGCCAGCGGCGACGAGGAGGTGCGCGTCGTGATCGAGGAGGCCAGGGCCGAGCAGGCCGAGCGCGTGCTCGCGGTGTTCCTCGAGCTCGGCGCGGCCGACACCCCGCTGCTGCGGATCGGCCTGCGCTCCTGGATCGCGTTCGCGGAGGACGTGCTGGTCGCGAGCGCGATCGGCACCGACCTCCCGTCGGAGAGCATCGTCGCCTTCCTGGAGCGCAGCGCGAACGGGGTGGTGGAGGCGGTCCCGGCCGCGTAG
- a CDS encoding DsbA family protein yields the protein MAATGRGATTPTKNDRRAEARETARRMREEAAKKAKRRKIIVQSSVIVGIIAVLTIVGVIIFTSVSASSSVANPKNMLSGGLLLTKSDKAVTTPAIAQGAKPTPTTQTLDGKTAHIQIWLDYQCPYCDQFETTNSSQMKQMMADGTATLEIHPIAILDSSTNNQYSTRAAAAMSCVANYEPDKFFDANSALFANQPDEQTGSGLTNAKMLSLFKTVGVDSADVTKCVNQQTFSKFVTDRTNEAVGNSQLKNPSTGSFGTPTVFVNGERYQGGFTDASQFAAFVAAAVKDAGSSGTYSFPKP from the coding sequence ATGGCTGCTACGGGCAGAGGCGCGACGACCCCGACGAAGAACGATCGCCGTGCCGAGGCGCGCGAGACCGCTCGCCGGATGCGTGAGGAGGCCGCGAAGAAGGCCAAACGGCGCAAGATCATCGTGCAGAGCTCGGTGATCGTCGGCATCATCGCGGTGCTCACCATCGTCGGCGTCATCATCTTCACCAGTGTCAGCGCATCCAGCAGCGTCGCCAACCCGAAGAACATGCTCAGCGGCGGCCTCCTGCTGACCAAGTCCGACAAGGCGGTCACCACCCCGGCCATCGCGCAGGGCGCGAAGCCGACCCCGACCACGCAGACGCTCGACGGCAAGACCGCGCACATCCAGATCTGGCTGGACTACCAGTGCCCGTACTGCGACCAGTTCGAGACCACGAACTCCTCGCAGATGAAGCAGATGATGGCGGACGGCACGGCGACGCTCGAGATCCACCCGATCGCCATCCTCGACTCCAGCACCAACAACCAGTACTCGACCCGCGCCGCGGCGGCGATGTCGTGCGTGGCGAACTACGAGCCCGACAAGTTCTTCGACGCCAACAGCGCGCTGTTCGCCAACCAGCCGGACGAGCAGACCGGCTCCGGCCTGACGAACGCCAAGATGCTGTCGCTGTTCAAGACGGTGGGGGTGGACTCCGCTGACGTCACGAAGTGCGTGAACCAGCAGACCTTCTCGAAGTTCGTGACCGACCGCACGAACGAGGCGGTGGGCAACTCCCAGCTCAAGAACCCGTCGACCGGCAGCTTCGGCACGCCGACCGTGTTCGTGAACGGCGAGCGCTACCAGGGCGGCTTCACCGACGCGTCGCAGTTCGCGGCCTTCGTCGCGGCGGCGGTCAAGGACGCCGGCTCGAGCGGCACCTACAGCTTCCCGAAGCCCTAG
- a CDS encoding class I SAM-dependent methyltransferase, with amino-acid sequence MTADDAARSSGSATAGAEYAARLRRLDQSRWRRVLNVQAPYRWNIRRLQLGRVLDVGCGLGRNLAHLGNDSVGVDHNAESIAIARERGLTAFTSAEFLSSGFAVHGAFDSLLFAHVIEHVSREYAVGLVREYLPYLKPGGTVCFITPQERGYASDTTHVTFTDFTDLDRLSRATGLVPVRHYSFPLPRAAGKAFLYNEFVFLARAAA; translated from the coding sequence ATGACGGCCGACGACGCGGCGCGCAGCTCCGGCTCCGCGACCGCGGGGGCCGAATACGCCGCGCGGCTCCGCCGGCTCGACCAGTCCCGGTGGCGGCGCGTGCTCAACGTCCAGGCGCCGTACCGCTGGAACATCCGGCGGCTGCAGCTCGGCCGGGTGCTCGACGTCGGCTGCGGTCTCGGACGCAACCTGGCCCACCTCGGCAACGACAGCGTGGGGGTCGACCACAACGCCGAGTCCATCGCGATCGCGCGGGAGAGGGGGCTGACGGCGTTCACGAGCGCCGAATTCCTGTCGAGCGGTTTCGCGGTGCACGGCGCCTTCGACTCGCTGCTGTTCGCGCACGTCATCGAGCATGTGTCGCGGGAGTACGCGGTGGGACTCGTGCGCGAGTACCTCCCGTACCTGAAGCCCGGCGGGACGGTCTGCTTCATCACGCCGCAGGAGCGCGGCTACGCCAGCGACACCACGCACGTGACCTTCACCGACTTCACCGACCTCGACCGGCTCTCCCGGGCGACCGGGCTGGTGCCGGTGCGGCACTACAGCTTCCCGCTGCCGCGCGCCGCGGGAAAGGCGTTCCTGTACAACGAGTTCGTCTTCCTGGCGCGCGCCGCCGCCTGA
- a CDS encoding alpha-hydroxy acid oxidase produces the protein MVTRQLPKPAELFELLSFKKPELDAKKRRLSAALTIEDLRTIAKRRTPKAAFDYTEGAAEGELSLARARQAFQDIEFHPSILRDVSTVDTSCEIWGGRSAMPFGIAPTGFTRLMQTEGEVAGAGAAGAAGIPFTLSTLGTTSIEGVKAANPTGRNWFQLYVMRDREISYELVRRAAANGFDTLFFTVDTPVAGARLRDKRNGFSIPPQLTLGTIVNAIPRPWWWYDFLTTPKLEFASLSSTGGTVGELLDAAMDPSISFADLDIIRSMWPGKIVVKGVQNVEDSVKLVDLGVDGIVLSNHGGRQLDRAPIPFHLLPKVVEAVGDRTEVAIDTGIMNGADIVAAYALGAKFTLIGRAYLYGLMAGGRAGVDRTIQILGDQVVRTMKLLEVPTLADLTPAHVTQLRRLLPVDAPAAPARV, from the coding sequence ATGGTCACCCGCCAACTCCCCAAGCCCGCCGAGCTGTTCGAGCTCCTGTCGTTCAAGAAGCCGGAGCTCGACGCGAAGAAGCGCCGGCTGAGCGCCGCCCTCACCATCGAGGACCTGCGGACGATCGCGAAGCGCCGCACCCCGAAGGCCGCCTTCGACTACACCGAGGGCGCGGCGGAGGGCGAGCTGTCGCTGGCCCGCGCGCGGCAGGCGTTCCAGGACATCGAGTTCCACCCGTCGATCCTGCGCGACGTGTCCACGGTCGACACGTCCTGCGAGATCTGGGGCGGCCGGTCGGCGATGCCGTTCGGGATCGCGCCCACCGGCTTCACCCGCCTCATGCAGACCGAGGGCGAGGTCGCCGGCGCGGGGGCCGCGGGAGCCGCGGGCATCCCGTTCACGCTGTCCACGCTCGGCACGACGTCCATCGAGGGCGTGAAGGCCGCCAACCCCACCGGCCGCAACTGGTTCCAGCTCTACGTGATGCGCGACCGCGAGATCTCCTACGAGCTCGTCCGCCGCGCCGCCGCGAACGGCTTCGACACGCTGTTCTTCACCGTCGACACCCCGGTCGCCGGCGCGCGGCTGCGCGACAAGCGCAACGGCTTCTCCATCCCGCCGCAGCTCACCCTCGGCACCATCGTCAACGCGATCCCGCGGCCGTGGTGGTGGTACGACTTCCTCACCACGCCGAAGTTGGAGTTCGCGTCGCTGTCCTCGACAGGCGGCACGGTCGGCGAGCTGCTCGACGCGGCGATGGACCCGTCGATCAGCTTCGCCGACCTCGACATCATCCGCAGCATGTGGCCGGGGAAGATCGTCGTCAAGGGCGTCCAGAACGTGGAGGACTCGGTCAAGCTCGTCGACCTCGGCGTCGACGGGATCGTGCTCTCCAACCACGGCGGCCGCCAGCTCGACCGCGCGCCGATCCCCTTCCACCTGCTGCCGAAGGTCGTCGAGGCGGTCGGCGACCGCACCGAGGTCGCCATCGACACCGGCATCATGAACGGCGCGGACATCGTCGCCGCCTACGCGCTCGGCGCGAAGTTCACCCTGATCGGCCGCGCCTACCTCTACGGGCTGATGGCGGGAGGCCGCGCCGGCGTCGACCGCACCATCCAGATCCTCGGCGACCAGGTCGTCCGCACCATGAAGCTGCTGGAGGTGCCGACTCTCGCCGACCTCACGCCCGCGCACGTCACGCAGCTGCGCCGGCTGCTCCCGGTCGACGCGCCGGCCGCGCCTGCGCGGGTCTGA
- a CDS encoding FadR/GntR family transcriptional regulator: MTTEPKAWESVLARIEERLVDGRLRPGDHLPPERALAAEFGVARSSVREAVRVLEAMGLIRTQTGSGPSSGAIIIARPQGGMEALMRLQVAASGFPVADVVSTRLLLESSVAGELAGHSPVDLADARQLLDAMDEPALTAPEFLALDARFHLALAEAAGNAVVATMMAGLRNSIEGYVLAGAERIPDWDAMAARLRAEHRGVIDAIDAGDPAAAHTRIHDHISGYYRDARTLSPSDPITDAR, translated from the coding sequence ATGACGACCGAGCCGAAGGCGTGGGAGAGCGTGCTCGCCCGCATCGAGGAGCGCCTCGTCGACGGCCGGCTGCGGCCCGGCGACCACCTCCCTCCCGAGCGCGCGCTGGCCGCCGAGTTCGGCGTCGCGCGCTCCAGCGTCCGCGAGGCCGTCCGGGTGCTGGAGGCCATGGGACTGATCCGCACGCAGACCGGCTCCGGGCCGAGCTCCGGCGCCATCATCATCGCGCGGCCGCAGGGCGGGATGGAGGCGCTCATGCGGCTCCAGGTCGCGGCGAGCGGTTTCCCGGTCGCGGACGTGGTCAGTACGCGACTCCTGCTGGAGTCGTCCGTCGCAGGCGAGCTGGCCGGGCACTCCCCTGTCGACCTCGCCGACGCGCGTCAGCTTCTCGACGCGATGGACGAACCCGCCCTCACCGCGCCGGAGTTCCTGGCGCTCGACGCCCGGTTCCACCTCGCGCTCGCGGAGGCGGCGGGCAACGCCGTCGTCGCGACGATGATGGCGGGTCTGCGCAACTCCATCGAGGGCTACGTCCTCGCCGGCGCCGAGCGCATCCCGGACTGGGACGCCATGGCTGCCCGGCTCCGCGCCGAGCACCGCGGCGTGATCGACGCCATCGACGCCGGCGACCCTGCGGCGGCGCACACCCGCATCCACGACCACATCAGCGGCTACTACCGCGACGCCCGCACCCTGTCCCCTTCCGACCCAATCACCGACGCACGTTAG
- a CDS encoding MDR family MFS transporter translates to MNEISRASVGFRSERGPILIALMLTTGLVAIDATILATAVPSIVRDLGGFASFPWLFSIYLLAQAVSVPVYAKLSDTVGRKPIVLAGIGLFFLGSVLCGFAWSMPALIAFRALQGLGAGAIQPMSMTIAGDIYTVAERAKTQGYLASVWAISSVVGPTLGGLFSQFLSWRWIFFVNVPLCILAAWMLIRSFHESIERKKHRIDYAGSALLTAGMSLLILAVLEGGQAWAWDSVWSIGAFALGALLLVAFALVERRAAEPVMPLWVLSRRLLVTTTLISLGIGAILIGLTSYVPTYLEATVGAPPLVAGLAVAALTLGWPIAASISGRFYLRIGFRSTALLGTGIAIVGTIILAATSVHPSVLFVAVSCFVVGLGMGLVATPTLIAAQSSVAWSERGVVTGTNMFARSIGSAVGVAVFGAIANAIILSSTGGAHSPAAVQVASTAVFTAVAVVAALTIVAGIAMPRSRVEDVEFGRAPAPAD, encoded by the coding sequence ATGAACGAAATCTCCCGGGCGAGCGTCGGCTTCCGGTCCGAGCGCGGACCGATCCTGATCGCACTGATGCTGACCACCGGACTGGTCGCGATCGACGCGACCATCCTCGCCACCGCCGTCCCCTCGATCGTGCGCGACCTGGGCGGCTTCGCCTCGTTCCCGTGGCTGTTCTCCATCTACCTGCTGGCGCAGGCGGTCTCGGTGCCGGTCTACGCCAAGCTGTCCGACACGGTCGGGCGCAAGCCGATCGTCCTGGCGGGAATCGGCCTCTTCTTCCTCGGCTCGGTGCTCTGCGGGTTCGCGTGGAGCATGCCCGCGCTGATCGCGTTCCGCGCGCTGCAGGGCCTCGGCGCCGGCGCCATCCAGCCGATGTCGATGACGATCGCGGGCGACATCTACACGGTGGCCGAGCGCGCCAAGACCCAGGGCTACCTCGCGAGCGTGTGGGCGATCTCCTCGGTCGTCGGACCGACGCTCGGCGGCCTGTTCTCGCAGTTCCTGTCGTGGCGGTGGATCTTCTTCGTCAACGTGCCGCTCTGCATCCTGGCGGCGTGGATGCTGATCCGCAGCTTCCACGAGAGCATCGAGCGCAAGAAGCACCGCATCGACTACGCCGGATCCGCGCTGCTCACCGCGGGGATGTCGCTGCTCATCCTCGCCGTCCTGGAGGGCGGCCAGGCCTGGGCGTGGGACTCGGTGTGGAGCATCGGCGCGTTCGCGCTCGGCGCCCTCCTGCTGGTCGCCTTCGCCCTGGTGGAGCGCCGCGCGGCGGAGCCGGTCATGCCGCTCTGGGTGCTGTCCCGGCGGCTGCTGGTCACGACCACGCTCATCTCGCTCGGCATCGGCGCCATCCTGATCGGCCTCACCTCCTACGTGCCGACCTACCTGGAGGCCACGGTCGGCGCACCCCCGCTGGTGGCCGGCCTAGCGGTCGCGGCGCTGACGCTCGGCTGGCCCATCGCGGCCAGCATCTCCGGGCGCTTCTACCTGCGGATCGGCTTCCGCAGCACCGCGCTGCTCGGCACCGGCATCGCGATCGTCGGCACGATCATCCTCGCGGCGACGAGCGTGCACCCGAGCGTGCTGTTCGTGGCGGTGAGCTGCTTCGTGGTCGGGCTCGGGATGGGCCTGGTCGCGACACCCACGCTGATCGCGGCGCAGTCGAGCGTCGCGTGGAGCGAGCGCGGCGTCGTGACAGGGACGAACATGTTCGCGCGGTCGATCGGCAGCGCGGTGGGCGTAGCGGTCTTCGGCGCGATCGCGAACGCGATCATCCTGTCCAGCACCGGCGGGGCGCATTCGCCCGCGGCCGTGCAGGTCGCGTCGACCGCGGTGTTCACGGCGGTGGCCGTGGTCGCGGCGCTGACCATCGTGGCGGGCATCGCGATGCCGCGCTCTCGCGTGGAGGACGTGGAGTTCGGGCGCGCTCCCGCGCCCGCCGACTGA
- a CDS encoding ArsR/SmtB family transcription factor, with protein MSFTSDDRPAGGRHEDRRTVTDPRALRALAHPLRLALLDHLMSFGASTASDCAEAVGSTPSNCSYHLRALAKFGLVERVEAEDGRERPWQSTATGLTLGRTEDPAMQFGVDTVERFFADHQIDEDAARLHRSIAQRDSVPEEWREASILSGYALRIAPDELRELGERLDALIRPYIALTRSDAPDDSAVVVLGLNAFRHPDEKNAAEKNAEKNPS; from the coding sequence ATGTCTTTCACATCGGACGATCGACCTGCAGGAGGCCGCCACGAGGACCGCAGGACGGTCACCGACCCGCGCGCGCTCCGGGCGCTCGCCCATCCGCTCCGGCTCGCGCTGCTCGACCACCTGATGTCATTCGGCGCGAGCACCGCCAGCGACTGCGCGGAGGCGGTCGGCTCGACGCCCTCCAACTGCAGCTACCACCTGCGCGCCCTGGCGAAGTTCGGGCTGGTGGAGCGGGTGGAGGCCGAGGACGGCCGCGAGCGCCCCTGGCAGTCCACGGCCACCGGGCTCACCCTCGGCCGCACCGAGGACCCGGCGATGCAGTTCGGGGTCGACACGGTCGAGCGGTTCTTCGCCGACCATCAGATCGACGAGGACGCCGCCCGGCTGCACCGCTCGATCGCACAGCGCGACAGCGTGCCGGAGGAGTGGCGGGAGGCCAGCATCCTCTCCGGCTACGCGCTGCGGATCGCGCCGGACGAGCTCCGCGAGCTGGGGGAGCGGCTGGACGCGCTCATCCGCCCCTACATCGCGCTCACCCGCTCCGACGCCCCGGACGACAGCGCTGTTGTCGTGCTGGGCCTGAACGCCTTCCGGCACCCGGATGAGAAAAACGCCGCTGAGAAGAACGCTGAGAAGAACCCATCATGA
- a CDS encoding MFS transporter, with protein sequence MTRSPLFRRDYGLIWSAGLVSDTGDWLLMIALPLFAFSATGSALGASTVFLAELIPMLLAGTFLGVLVDRWDPRRTMIVTALIQGVALLPLLAAGPDRMGIVYAVAAVQACLGAVMNPARQSTVPRLLKPDELGRGNALLAISDNLARLVGSPLGGLAFAVSGLPGVVIVDAVSFGVTAVLVLFTRPLPPRVHEPGEESAPAVERRLLREWVEGMATIVRSRELATVTVIAIIGSVAQGVFLVLFIVYVTENLHAGDTEVGILRGVQAIGGVLGGLLTGLIVHRVAPRWLIGVGYLVFGALSLLTWNLAPVTTAVWVYAGLFIAMGLPGVATETGEITLVQTVTPRAALGRVIAAVRTISGAAQGVGLLVAGLIAASVGTVHVLDAQASLYLLCGVLALVFLGGGRTTRETVPEPAASAATPS encoded by the coding sequence ATGACCCGCTCACCTCTCTTCCGCCGCGACTACGGCCTGATCTGGTCGGCCGGCCTCGTCTCCGACACCGGGGACTGGCTGCTGATGATCGCCCTCCCGCTGTTCGCGTTCTCGGCGACCGGCTCCGCGCTCGGCGCCTCGACCGTGTTCCTCGCCGAGCTCATCCCGATGCTGCTCGCCGGCACCTTCCTCGGCGTGCTGGTCGACCGCTGGGATCCGCGGCGCACGATGATCGTCACCGCGCTGATCCAGGGCGTCGCCCTGCTGCCGCTGCTGGCCGCCGGCCCCGACCGGATGGGCATCGTCTACGCGGTCGCCGCGGTGCAGGCCTGCCTCGGCGCCGTGATGAACCCGGCTCGCCAGTCGACGGTGCCGCGGCTGCTGAAGCCGGACGAGCTCGGCCGCGGCAACGCGCTGCTCGCGATCAGCGACAACCTCGCCCGACTGGTCGGCTCGCCGCTCGGCGGTCTCGCGTTCGCGGTGTCCGGCCTCCCGGGCGTCGTGATCGTGGACGCCGTGTCGTTCGGCGTGACCGCCGTCCTGGTCCTCTTCACCCGTCCGCTGCCGCCGCGCGTGCACGAGCCGGGGGAGGAGTCCGCGCCCGCAGTCGAGCGCCGGCTGCTGCGGGAGTGGGTGGAGGGCATGGCAACGATCGTGCGCAGCAGGGAGCTGGCGACCGTCACGGTCATCGCCATCATCGGCAGCGTCGCGCAGGGCGTCTTCCTCGTCCTCTTCATCGTCTACGTCACCGAGAACCTGCACGCCGGGGACACGGAGGTCGGCATCCTGCGCGGCGTCCAGGCCATCGGCGGCGTGCTCGGCGGCCTCCTCACCGGGCTGATCGTGCACCGGGTCGCGCCGCGCTGGCTGATCGGCGTCGGCTACCTCGTGTTCGGCGCGCTCTCGCTGCTGACCTGGAACCTGGCCCCGGTCACGACGGCCGTCTGGGTCTACGCCGGCCTGTTCATCGCGATGGGCCTGCCCGGGGTCGCGACCGAGACGGGCGAGATCACGCTCGTGCAGACGGTCACGCCGCGCGCGGCGCTCGGGAGGGTGATCGCCGCGGTGCGGACGATCTCCGGCGCGGCCCAGGGCGTCGGCCTCCTGGTCGCCGGTCTCATCGCGGCGTCGGTCGGGACGGTCCATGTGCTGGACGCGCAGGCCTCCCTCTATCTGCTGTGCGGGGTGCTCGCCCTGGTGTTCCTCGGCGGCGGGCGCACGACGCGGGAGACCGTGCCAGAACCGGCCGCCTCCGCCGCGACGCCCTCCTGA